Proteins encoded together in one Argiope bruennichi chromosome 1, qqArgBrue1.1, whole genome shotgun sequence window:
- the LOC129981436 gene encoding uncharacterized protein LOC129981436, which yields MGKHNSKLTREELEELEEMTNFNTKQLRQWYKDFIQDCPSGYMTKEEFKHIYGHFFPTGDPTRFVDYVFNVFDIDKNGVITFKEFILAISITTRGTIEEKLNWAFSLYDFDSDGYVTRDEMLDIVRAIHRMHGKDGDTTETDAAQKRVDELFTKLDTDKDGKLSREEFCKGFKNDSWIIKALLMKSPLVANSTTSLNIPESEGPGRRTSTCQASVGNGLH from the exons TTAACACAAAGCAGTTGAGACAATG gtacaaagattttattcaagattGCCCTTCCGGGTACATGACCAAAGAA GAGTTTAAGCACATTTACGGACATTTCTTCCCGACGGGAGACCCGACGCGTTTCGTAGATTACGTATTTAACGTCTTCGACATCGATAAG AATGGTGTCATTACATTCAAAGAATTCATTCTTGCCATTTCCATCACAACGAGGGGCACAATAGAGGAGAAACTGAATT GGGCGTTCAGCCTGTACGACTTTGACAGCGACGGCTACGTGACGAGGGACGAGATGCTCGACATCGTCAGGGCCATCCACAGGATGCACGGGAAGGACGGAGACACGACCGAAACGGACGCCGCCCAGAAAAGGGTGGACGAGCTCTTCACGAAGCTCGATACG GATAAAGATGGAAAACTGAGCCGCGAAGAGTTCTGTAAAGGCTTCAAGAACGATTCCTGGATTATCAAAGCCTTGCTGATGAAGTCCCCCCTCGTGGCCAATTCGACCACTTCCTTGAACATCCCCGAGAGTGAAGGTCCCGGAAGACGGACATCCACATGCCAGGCCAGTGTGGGGAACGGACTGCACTGA